The DNA window aaaatattatgctaACAAGTAACGATCAATTAAATCAAAGTTCTTTTGGATAATGAAATATAAGCAACACCTATGCTGACTCCATAAGCTTTTGTCGTTTTTGTTGTAACAAAAGTGACCTGAACTTCACACAAGTTTGGCCTTCACTCATTCTTAGCGTGTCATCTTTAGCAGATAAGGGTAAGATGATGAGTCTTCTTTCACTCTAGCTTATAAGCTTCAACTCTCTAATTTCTCGCTCTAATTTCTCTtactttgttgttgattttcATGTTCTAGTAATCTCTTATAGATTTTCAAACTTGTCTTCCAAAAAAGTATCAAACTTTAcctttaatttgtttttggtCGACTCCatatttctccttcttcttttggtAATTGCCCTGAAAAACAAACAATGGAGTTTATGAGAACATTCATATTGAAACCAAACATGACAACACAATTATACTTTCCACCATTCACATCATCATGCTGTGTCAACAAAGTGAACAAACCTTATTCCCATCAAAATCCCAACAAGGATGATCTCTCATTGAAAATGAGCAAAAGGGTTGGTGTTTTTTTATCTGTAGCATCATTGATTCTGAGGACACAAAGCACAAGCGCGTTTGAGTTCAAGTTTGTGGCACCTGAtcaaacaattgaagaagctgaGAGTGGTGTTAGAGGGCATGCACAGAATTTGTTACAAGTTAAGGATCTTTTGGAGTTAGAGTCATGGAAAGCAGCACAGAAGGAATTGAGAATGAGCTCAGcacttttgaaaaaggatataTACACCATCATACAAAACAAGCCTGGAATTGAGAGGCCACCATTGAGGAAGCTCTACACTACTCTATTCAACAATGTTACTAGAGTAAGTCATGTTGAGATTAGACAAATTCTTTAAGGAAAAAGGGACTTTAGAAAGGTTTATATAAACTCAATTGTCTGATTGGATGATAGTGTAAAAGTACACAAAAACCACTTATGGTGTAAGATGTATTTTCAGTTTCATAAATATCATGAATGAATGCTTGTATATGCATTCATTACCTGGTGGCCTTTTAATATAACtttctttaaaaattgaattacaCTATCTAAAGTGGTCTGAGCCCCTTCAACTAGCTGCTTAATGCATAGTAGATTTTACAGATTCATCTTTCATATACATGGGTCAGAacagataattttattttgattagaatatcaaattgatatttttgaaagaaaaattatgacCCATCTACTAGATGTTGCCTTTTTTATTTGGGGAATTGACTTGTGCATTATGTATTAAAGATTTAGAACAATGGCAAATGCCTTGTTAGGATCAATTTGACAAATCTGAGGTGATCTTTATGCTGGATTTCTGATGAGCTTGCTTGAAAATTTTGTTGGAGAACTTTTTCATTAAGGGTATGTTTCGTCAAGAGTAAAACTCAGGTGGAAATTTTCATAGATGAGCTCTATGTGAAATTTTACAAATCAAACTCATTCGTGAAATTTCTACCTGATTTTTATCCTGAACCGAACGTACCCTTTTGTTGTGTAATTGTTTATCAATTGACTGTTATTAGTGTATGTTGATTGTTAATGCAGCTGGATTATGCAGCAAGGGATAAAGATATACCAGAAATTTGGCGGCGTTACGAGAACATTGTGGTGGCTGTGAATGACATTCTATCCAGAATATGATGATATCCCTAGGATAATGGTAGATTGATTGCTCTAAGATATAAAGTAGTCAAGGAAATGGACTCAAATCTAGCTAAACAAAACAGGATCCTCTTAAATATTAAGGCGTTATTGGTTTTGATCATGTAAAGTTAGCTATGATTGTTGAAATTTGAATAGAATGTGATATCATCAGAATCATGGGTTTCAGTATGATTAGAAGACATTAAAAAGGGAAGAATACAGATATCAGTAATGTCAATTTTGGTATAGATGAATCTAAATATATTAGAAAAGGTAATGGCTGTGATAATTGAGGTTTTGATTAATATATCTACTGGTTACCTAAATATGTCTGAATATTTGTAATGAACAGTTGAATGATTGTATTTACTTGTAAATTTCTCACCTCCAAGTCTCATTTTGATACATTATACCTAAATCAATCACATTTCAAAGTtaatttttgtctattttactctttaaaaccttttcttttcaaaagcTTAACTCAAACCCTCCCAATATATCATATGGATATACATGTATATGTGGGATGGATAAATTCATTATATTGTACAGTCTATGTTCAAAGAGTGTAGCATTCTGTGTCTGAATTTGATGTTCAAATAATAATAGgaacataaaagaaaagagCATAGAATCTGTTTGAGCTTTAGTTGAATTGTGTTAGTATTTGATCTTCAAAAAGGCATGGCTTGGTAATagcttaatttttttgtttttttttttaatttttcacagaataattatttttccttCTAACAGTGTTAAATGAAATTTTGTACTAGCTTAATTCATGGGTCATGGCCTAACCAAAATCCAACAATATTATAAATTCTATTGAGAATTAATTAGATGGCGACTTTTTTATTTAGGTCTTAGTTTATTTTTCCTTTGCATTGATTCGAATGTCTTAACCATTGACCTTGAAGTCGTTGATGTCATGGTTTGTGTAAATAGACTTTACCTGAACgaaacttaaatatatttttttttctttagtaataCTTAGTTTTATATCCTATTCGTTCGATTCTTTTCAGGAAATACTAATAGTATGTCATTGAAAAtacagattttattttattttatttcattagaAAATTCTAGACTTTAATTTATTACATTTCTCTGTTTATTTTTAACCATCCTTAGAAAACTCTCATGCGTAAATTAGAAATTCAGGCTTCTAAAAGGTCGTGGGCCCCCGTTTACTCTTATATTTTTCACAATCAAGGGACAGTGATCTGACGGTCTTCTTGGTTCACCTTTTAGTCAAATATCAAGAAATTCCTCAATCCACTCTATACTGACCAAAACCCTATCAATCCGACTACAAGATCGACCCCTAAACCACGTGAACTTCCAATCACTAAGAGGTAAGTCGACCAACTGCAAATCATGTACCCAATACTTTAACTCTTCCGTTGATGCCGGTAACTACTCGCCCCTTTGCGTTCTTCAATCTGTAATATCTCATTAAAATCTCCCAAAAAACAAAATAGACCCTGACAGAAGCCTATAATATAGCTCAACTCCTCCCACACCAACCGCTTCTTCTCTCTCCCATGCGCCCCATACACCAAACAAAAAGCACAGTAAAAATTGCTTTTCATCAATACTCCTTCAACGCACAACCATCTCTCCCCTTTATAACAGTTTCTGGATTTAAACATCTCATCATCCCAAATTAACAGCAAACTCCCAGAAGCCCCTGTAAACTCCACATACTCCCATTGCACAGTATTATACCCCCAAATTCGtgcaacatcaaacttagtgATCTCTTCCCTCTTAGTTTCAAGCAAGCCTAACATGTttagtttataatttttcttcaaagatTTCATCATACTCAATTTTTCATCCCTCCTCAACTCCGAAATATTCCAGCAGCTAAAAATCatttaaacatatttttacTCACCTTATTGTGATTCTTAGGCCGACTCCTTcgtgtttttcctttttatttcgccatctttctcttcactgCTATTTTGGGGATGCTCAGTTCACATGTATGCTAAAGGCCTTGACGGTACCTTTGCGGAAATGACACAAGATTAATTTTGGGGACATGGATAAGAGATTGATGCTATTTGAGGAGGAAATTAAGAGGCTTGATAATCTGGTTAGTGATGGCACTTATGATGGTACGACGGAGGCTAGAAGGAGGGTGCTGGTGAGCTTTTATGAGAAGTGGTATGTTAGAAAGGAGATCCACTAGAAGCAGATGTCTCGGTCTCAGCATGCTAGAAAAATGGATAAGAATACTAGATACTTTCATAACATCGCCTCAGCTAGAAGAAGGAATAACAGGATCGACGCTCTGATAATTCATGGACGGCTAGTACGGAATCAATCAAGAATAAATGTTGCAATTAGAGGGTTTTATAAGGACCTGTATCGACAGAAATATGTTTCGATGATTGGTTTTTGGGATGGTTTGGTGAGGCGGATTGATAGAGCTGAGGCTGTAGCATTGGAAGTTATGCCGTCTGTGGAGGAAATTAGGAAGGCAGT is part of the Arachis duranensis cultivar V14167 chromosome 1, aradu.V14167.gnm2.J7QH, whole genome shotgun sequence genome and encodes:
- the LOC107495734 gene encoding psbQ-like protein 3, chloroplastic; translated protein: MEFMRTFILKPNMTTQLYFPPFTSSCCVNKVNKPYSHQNPNKDDLSLKMSKRVGVFLSVASLILRTQSTSAFEFKFVAPDQTIEEAESGVRGHAQNLLQVKDLLELESWKAAQKELRMSSALLKKDIYTIIQNKPGIERPPLRKLYTTLFNNVTRLDYAARDKDIPEIWRRYENIVVAVNDILSRI